In Malania oleifera isolate guangnan ecotype guangnan chromosome 8, ASM2987363v1, whole genome shotgun sequence, a single window of DNA contains:
- the LOC131161550 gene encoding B3 domain-containing protein REM16-like translates to MGEACEDCRKWEETIYWTHFQFIHFAQFLTQDFHQQLTIPKKFADYFKDSLPKTLVLKGPSGITWNVELVTSGDSLLLKNGWEEFAKDHCLKENDFLIFRYSKNSHFDVLVFEKQSLCEKEATYLVRKCGHAKVESGCSPKRDAKEKSVELVHNSFHDDDDDDQCASPEKSWNSDSLMPESPRKQSICKRRRTTPRTASSVKPNTAKRILRGKSSSTHAAGKEAESSKRILRCKSSSTQAAGKKAESCDSDGRQITINKNQANNVQYISNRRSVTEDEKEKALQAALSAPHKGGFAVVMRPSMVYKRFFMGMPWEWVTRNLWHDKQDVILRHKDGTWPAKYYAYESSAGLAGGWRHFAVENNLEEFDVCLFELGSQLKDAVVLDVRIFRVVEDVVPLMRFPSP, encoded by the exons ATGGGAGAAGCCTGTGAGGATTGCCGTAAGTGGGAAGAGACCATTTACTGGACCCATTTCCAGTTCATACATTTCGCTCAATTTCTAACTCAGGATTTCCACCAGCAGCTT ACCATTCCTAAAAAATTTGCAGACTATTTCAAGGATAGTCTACCTAAGACTCTGGTTCTTAAAGGCCCAAGTGGTATTACATGGAATGTAGAATTGGTAACAAGTGGGGACTCATTGCTCCTCAAAAATGGCTGGGAAGAATTTGCGAAAGACCACTGTCTAAAAGAAAATGATTTCTTGATTTTCAGATACAGCAAGAACTCACACTTTGATGTTTTAGTATTTGAAAAACAAAGTCTATGCGAGAAGGAAGCTACGTATCTGGTTAGGAAATGTGGGCACGCTAAAGTTGAAAGTGGATGCTCGCCAAAGAGGGATGCAAAGGAGAAATCTGTGGAACTCGTTCACAACTCCTTtcacgatgatgatgatgatgatcaatGCGCTTCACCAGAGAAATCTTGGAACTCGGACAGTTTGATGCCGGAGTCGCCACGAAAGCAATCCATCTGCAAAAGGAGACGAACGACTCCAAGGACAGCTTCTTCTGTTAAACCAAATACAGCAAAGAGGATATTAAGAGGCAAAAGTTCTTCTACACATGCTGCAGGAAAAGAGGCCGAAAGCT CAAAGAGGATATTAAGATGCAAAAGTTCTTCCACACAAGCTGCAGGAAAAAAGGCCGAAAGCT GCGATTCCGATGGCAGACAAATAACCATCAATAAAAATCAAGCGAATAATGTGCAATACATATCGAATAGGCGATCTGTCACCGAAGACGAGAAAGAGAAGGCCTTGCAAGCGGCACTATCAGCACCCCACAAAGGGGGTTTTGCAGTAGTTATGCGACCCAGCATGGTATACAAGAGATTTTTTATG GGGATGCCATGGGAATGGGTGACTAGGAATCTCTGGCATGATAAACAAGATGTGATTCTCCGTCACAAAGACGGCACATGGCCTGCCAAATATTATGCCTATGAATCTTCTGCAGGGCTGGCTGGTGGGTGGAGGCATTTTGCTGTAGAAAATAACTTGGAAGAATTCGACGTGTGTCTCTTTGAGCTCGGTAGCCAGCTGAAAGATGCTGTGGTCTTGGATGTTCGCATCTTTCGGGTTGTCGAAGACGTGGTACCACTTATGCGCTTTCCTTCTCCCTAG